The Oscillospiraceae bacterium genome contains a region encoding:
- the mnmA gene encoding tRNA-specific 2-thiouridylase MnmA, with protein MSDILFPGEQFSTYEEQDKVLVGLSGGVDSAVCVHILKDQGFAVTGAVIRFSPAHDRAVAEAQKAAGALGIPLVVIEAGEAFEQEVVQPFCAAYCAGRTPNPCVLCNPGVKFRLLAQKADELGIRFIATGHYARVQETAPGEYHVCRAASTARDQSYMLYRLGQSILARLCLPLGEFEKEDIRELARALGLPCADSPDSMEICFIPSGDYAAFIEARGMAGKPGRFIGPDGQDLGPHQGVLRYTLGQRKGLGIALGKPAFVKAIRENGDVVLGWAGEEFFSGMTLQNICTPTGEPLPAGEYLVKVRSAAEPVPCLFDGKATVRFAQPARAPAPGQSAVFYSGDVILGGGFIRESLF; from the coding sequence ATGAGCGATATTTTGTTTCCTGGCGAACAGTTTTCCACCTATGAAGAGCAGGACAAGGTGCTGGTAGGCCTTTCCGGCGGGGTCGACAGCGCCGTCTGTGTGCATATTCTGAAAGACCAGGGGTTTGCGGTCACCGGCGCGGTGATCCGCTTTTCCCCCGCCCACGACAGGGCGGTGGCCGAGGCCCAAAAGGCCGCCGGGGCGCTGGGCATCCCGCTGGTGGTCATCGAGGCAGGCGAAGCCTTTGAACAGGAGGTGGTGCAGCCCTTCTGCGCCGCCTATTGCGCAGGGCGGACCCCGAACCCCTGCGTGCTGTGCAACCCGGGGGTCAAGTTCCGCCTGCTGGCCCAAAAAGCGGATGAGCTGGGCATCCGCTTTATCGCCACCGGCCACTATGCCCGGGTCCAGGAAACCGCCCCCGGCGAATACCACGTCTGCCGCGCCGCCAGCACCGCCCGCGACCAGAGCTATATGCTCTACCGCCTGGGCCAGAGCATCCTGGCCCGGCTGTGCCTTCCGCTGGGCGAATTTGAAAAAGAGGACATCCGGGAGCTGGCCCGCGCCCTAGGCCTGCCCTGCGCCGACAGCCCGGACAGCATGGAAATCTGCTTCATCCCAAGCGGGGATTACGCCGCTTTCATCGAGGCCCGGGGCATGGCCGGCAAACCCGGCCGGTTCATCGGCCCGGACGGGCAGGACCTGGGGCCCCATCAAGGGGTGCTCCGCTACACCCTGGGCCAGCGCAAGGGCTTGGGCATTGCGCTGGGCAAGCCCGCCTTTGTAAAGGCCATCCGCGAAAACGGTGATGTGGTGCTGGGCTGGGCCGGGGAAGAGTTTTTCAGCGGCATGACCCTCCAAAACATCTGCACCCCCACCGGCGAGCCCCTGCCCGCGGGCGAATATCTGGTAAAGGTGCGAAGCGCGGCCGAGCCGGTGCCCTGCCTGTTCGACGGCAAGGCCACCGTGCGGTTTGCCCAGCCGGCCCGCGCCCCCGCCCCGGGCCAAAGCGCCGTGTTTTACAGCGGGGATGTGATCCTGGGCGGCGGGTTTATCCGGGAAAGCCTGTTTTAA
- the rnhA gene encoding ribonuclease H, whose protein sequence is MKEIEIFTDGACSGNPGPGGWGAVLRYKQHEKELSGGEAETTNNRMELTAFLRALEELKEPCRITLCSDSKYVIDGLQKGWAKGWRARGWKKADKSPALNPDLWARLLELAEPHTITYKWIKGHAGHPENERCDRLAVAQSKKYGGRQA, encoded by the coding sequence ATGAAAGAGATCGAAATTTTCACCGACGGCGCCTGCAGCGGCAACCCCGGGCCTGGCGGCTGGGGCGCGGTGCTGCGCTATAAGCAGCACGAAAAAGAGCTCTCGGGCGGCGAGGCCGAAACCACCAACAACCGCATGGAGCTCACCGCCTTCCTCCGCGCCCTGGAAGAGCTGAAAGAACCCTGCCGCATCACCCTGTGCAGCGATTCCAAGTATGTAATCGACGGGCTGCAAAAGGGCTGGGCCAAGGGCTGGCGCGCCCGGGGCTGGAAAAAGGCCGATAAATCCCCCGCCCTGAACCCGGATCTGTGGGCCCGGCTTTTGGAGCTGGCCGAGCCTCACACCATCACTTACAAGTGGATCAAGGGGCATGCCGGCCACCCGGAAAACGAGCGGTGCGACCGGCTGGCGGTGGCCCAAAGCAAAAAATACGGCGGAAGGCAGGCATAA
- the coaD gene encoding phosphopantetheine adenylyltransferase codes for MQKRIAICPGSFDPITKGHLDIIRRAAGLFDEVVVLIMVNYTKAATAFTAEERVDMARRVTRGIPNVRVDFYAGLLADYAREAGACTLVKGLRAVTDFEYEFQMALTNKKLYPKLETLFLTTDIQHMYLSSSVVRQVASFGGDISEFVCPEVLQDIVARLAPGPQGPVRREPQT; via the coding sequence ATGCAGAAACGCATTGCGATCTGCCCCGGCAGCTTTGACCCCATCACCAAGGGGCACCTGGACATCATCCGGCGGGCGGCAGGCCTGTTCGACGAGGTTGTGGTGCTGATTATGGTGAATTACACCAAGGCGGCGACCGCGTTTACCGCCGAGGAGCGGGTGGACATGGCCCGCCGTGTGACCCGGGGGATCCCCAATGTGCGGGTGGACTTTTATGCGGGGCTTTTGGCAGATTATGCCCGGGAGGCGGGCGCCTGCACGCTGGTGAAGGGGCTGCGCGCGGTGACCGACTTTGAGTATGAATTCCAGATGGCGCTGACCAATAAAAAGCTCTACCCCAAGCTGGAAACGCTGTTTTTGACCACCGACATCCAGCACATGTATCTTTCCAGCTCGGTGGTGCGGCAGGTGGCGAGCTTTGGGGGCGACATTTCTGAATTTGTGTGCCCGGAGGTGCTGCAGGACATCGTGGCCCGGCTTGCGCCCGGGCCGCAGGGCCCCGTGCGGCGGGAGCCCCAAACCTGA